GCTCTTGGCGAGCGCCTTGAGACCTTGCCTGATCCAGTCGTCGGCGGAGAGCTGTTCGGTCATGTCGGGTTCCCGGAAGCGAGCCATACACTAGTGTATTGACAGGCCGCGGACTAGCGCCTATTTGACCATACAGTTGTGTATGGCTATCAGGCGAGGTCTACCGATGCGTGATCTGTTGCTGCAATGTGCCGGCGCCGCGGGAATTGTGGTCGCTCTGATCCATGGGGTGTTGGGTGAGACCAAGGTGTTCGCCAAAGCGACGATCACCCCGGAAAGTCTGCGCACGTTGATCCGGCTGGTCTGGCAGGCCGGTACGGTCGCCTGGATCGGCGGCGGCGTCCTGTTGCTTTCCGCACCTATGTTCGGGTCGGACAGCGCGCGGCACGGGATCGTGGCGACGATCGTCGCCGTCTATGGCTTTGCGGCGGTCGCCAACGCCTGGTGGTCGCGCGGGCGCGGCTTTGGCTGGAAAGCTCTCGCCGCCGTGGTCGCGCTGGCAGTCGCCGGCTACTGAGCCCGCCGATCCGAGCCGCAAAGGATGAGCAAGATGACCGATCGCGTGCGTGTGAGTGTCGAGCATGACGTGGCCCACGTTCGCTTGAATCGACCGGACAAGATGAACGCGCTGGATCCGGCGATGTTCGAGGCCCTCGCCGAAGCCGGAGCGGACCTTCGCGACAGCCCGGACATTCGGGCCGTCGTGCTGTCCGGCGAAGGCGGTGCGTTCTGCGCAGGCCTCGATGTCGAACGCCTGCTCGCGGCCGCGAGTGGCGAGCCGCTGCTTCCGTCCGCCGATCTGACGCGCCGGACCCACGGCATCGCAAACTTCGCGCAGCACATTGTCTGGCTCTGGCGCGAGCTGGCGGTCCCCGTGATTGCAGCGGTGCATGGCGTCGCCTTCGGCGGCGGCTTCCAGCTCGCGCTTGGTGCGGACCTGCGCTATCTCGCGCCCGATACGAAGCTCGCGGTCATCGAGACGAAATGGGGCCTGGTGCCGGACATGTGCGGCACGCAGTTGATGCGCCATCTCGCGCGCGAGGATGTCGTGCGCGAGCTGACCTATACCGGGCGCGTTTTCTCCGCCGACGAAGCGCTGGCCTATGGCTTTGCGACGCGGCTCGTCGATGATCCCGTGGCCGCCGCTCTGGTGACGGCACGTGACATCGCGGGCCGCAGCCCTGATGCGATCCGCGCCGCCAAGCGTCTGCTCAACCTGTCCGCAACTTGCGAGGTGGCCTCCGGTCTCGCCGCGGAGACCTCCGAACAGGCGATGTTGCTCGGCACGCCAAATCACATTGAGGCAGTCAGGAGCAATCTGGAAAGCCGCACGCCGCAATGGAGTTACACATGAGCGAGACGCAGGGATTCGATCTCCAAATGCTCGCCGCGGCGAGCGCGTCTGCGGCCTTCAATCGCCTCGCCGGATTCGAAGTCGTCGCAGCCGGTAATGGCGAGGCGACGATACGCATGACCTGGCACGACAATTTCACTCAATATTCCGGACATCTCCACGCCGGTCTGATCGCGGCTCTGCTCGACACCGCCTGCGGCTTCGCCGCGGCGACGCGCGCGGGGGCTGTCACGGCGTCGCACTTTTCGATGAATTGCCTGAAGCCGGCGATCGGTTGCCATTTCGTCGCCAAGGGAGCGACGCTTCGCGCCGGGCGCAGGCAGGTATTCGCCCGCGCCGAGTTGTTCGCAGCTGATGAGCAAGATCGTCTGGCTCTCGTCGCGACCGGCGAGGCCGTGCTCGTCCCCACCGGGGAGCCGTCGCGCAAGATCGATGGAGTTGGGCCATGGCTCTGACACTCGTCACCGGCGGCTCAGGTCACCTGGGCCGGGACGTCGTCGATCGCCTGGTTCGCGACGGGCGCCGCGTCCGGGTATTCGCGCGATCGCCGCGCACGCGTTCGGACGTCGAATGGGCCGCAGGCGATCTCGCCACAGGCGCCGGCCTGCACGAGGCGCTGCGTGATGTCGATACGGTCATCAATGCGGCGACGGATTCGCCGATCGCGCGGCGGGGCGGCGTCCATCCGATCGATTTCTTCAGGTCGCCCTCCGCCGTGGACGTCGGTGGAACGCAGCGACTGCTGTCGCTCTGCGCGGAGAGCGGAGTGCAACATTTCCTGCACGTTTCCATTGTCGGGCTCGACCAGGCGACCCTGCCTTACGCGCGGGTCAAGCTCGCCGGCGAACGGCTGGTGCGTGCGTCAGCGCTTTCCTGGTCGGTCGTTCGCGCGATGCCGTTTTATTACCTGCTCGACAAATTGCTCTCGCGTCTCGCCTGGCTGCCGGTGTGGCCCGTGCCAACCGCGCTGTTCAATCCAGTCGATACGTCGGATGTCGCCGATCACGTTCTGACCTGCGCGTTCGACGGGCAGCGCGGCGTGCGTGCGGAGATCGGCGGCCCCGAAGCTCTCGATCTCGTTGCCTTCGCCCGCCAGTACCAGACGGCGAGGAAGCTGCATCGGAAAATCCTGGCGATCGGCCTGTCCGAGGCGAAGGCGCAAGGGATGGGCCTTGTCGTCAGCGAGGGGGCGCGCGGAGTTCTGCGCTGGGCGGACTGGCTGCAGCGCAACGATCCGGACATGCGAAATGCGGCCTAGCGCAATTGGCGAAGTCGGTCGTCCGTCCCTGACGTGAGGCCTAAGGCCGCAGCACCCCAGCGAATGCGGGCTGCCTGCGGGGCGCGCTGATCTTTTCGCCGTCGTTAGAAGAACTCTAAATCCGATTGGC
The sequence above is drawn from the Bradyrhizobium amphicarpaeae genome and encodes:
- a CDS encoding crotonase/enoyl-CoA hydratase family protein, yielding MTDRVRVSVEHDVAHVRLNRPDKMNALDPAMFEALAEAGADLRDSPDIRAVVLSGEGGAFCAGLDVERLLAAASGEPLLPSADLTRRTHGIANFAQHIVWLWRELAVPVIAAVHGVAFGGGFQLALGADLRYLAPDTKLAVIETKWGLVPDMCGTQLMRHLAREDVVRELTYTGRVFSADEALAYGFATRLVDDPVAAALVTARDIAGRSPDAIRAAKRLLNLSATCEVASGLAAETSEQAMLLGTPNHIEAVRSNLESRTPQWSYT
- a CDS encoding PaaI family thioesterase, whose product is MSETQGFDLQMLAAASASAAFNRLAGFEVVAAGNGEATIRMTWHDNFTQYSGHLHAGLIAALLDTACGFAAATRAGAVTASHFSMNCLKPAIGCHFVAKGATLRAGRRQVFARAELFAADEQDRLALVATGEAVLVPTGEPSRKIDGVGPWL
- a CDS encoding SDR family oxidoreductase, coding for MALTLVTGGSGHLGRDVVDRLVRDGRRVRVFARSPRTRSDVEWAAGDLATGAGLHEALRDVDTVINAATDSPIARRGGVHPIDFFRSPSAVDVGGTQRLLSLCAESGVQHFLHVSIVGLDQATLPYARVKLAGERLVRASALSWSVVRAMPFYYLLDKLLSRLAWLPVWPVPTALFNPVDTSDVADHVLTCAFDGQRGVRAEIGGPEALDLVAFARQYQTARKLHRKILAIGLSEAKAQGMGLVVSEGARGVLRWADWLQRNDPDMRNAA